The following proteins come from a genomic window of Pyxidicoccus sp. MSG2:
- a CDS encoding endonuclease/exonuclease/phosphatase family protein, whose protein sequence is MRLQRLAVLLLLAACGSHTPASPPPLKAMAYNVLYSSSEEDVRKSLDVIAKEQPDILCLRELTPRFARAFQQRLGKEYPHSQLLPRKGTWGVGIASRHRLLRTEQFSQRPHRMPALEADVRVGKQKLKVVCVHLMAPGSTHRKGDGLLESIPKNAVLREKQGRALVKRYAREQGPLLLLGDMNEDRSGAAMQALAAADFAHACDGPGASCGATWPGATSVLPSIVEIDHILGRRLTLAGAKVLREGGSDHYPVRASFGFAP, encoded by the coding sequence ATGCGACTCCAACGTCTCGCGGTGCTCCTGCTGCTCGCCGCCTGTGGGAGCCACACCCCTGCGTCCCCGCCACCGCTGAAGGCCATGGCGTACAACGTGCTCTACTCGTCCTCGGAGGAGGACGTGCGGAAGTCTCTGGACGTCATCGCGAAGGAGCAGCCGGACATCCTCTGCCTGCGCGAGCTGACGCCCCGCTTCGCCCGCGCCTTCCAGCAGCGGCTCGGGAAGGAGTACCCCCACAGCCAGCTCCTGCCCCGCAAGGGCACCTGGGGCGTGGGCATCGCCAGCCGGCACCGGTTGCTGCGCACGGAGCAGTTCTCCCAGCGGCCGCACCGCATGCCCGCCTTGGAGGCGGACGTGCGTGTCGGCAAGCAGAAGCTGAAGGTGGTGTGCGTGCACCTGATGGCGCCGGGCTCCACCCACCGCAAGGGGGACGGCCTGCTGGAGTCCATCCCGAAGAACGCGGTGCTGCGCGAGAAGCAGGGCAGGGCCCTGGTGAAGCGCTACGCCAGGGAGCAGGGACCGCTGCTGCTGCTCGGGGACATGAACGAGGACCGCTCGGGCGCGGCGATGCAGGCCCTCGCTGCGGCGGACTTCGCCCACGCCTGTGACGGGCCGGGCGCGAGCTGCGGCGCCACCTGGCCCGGAGCCACCTCCGTGCTTCCCTCCATCGTGGAGATCGACCACATCCTGGGCAGGCGGCTCACCCTGGCCGGAGCGAAGGTGCTGCGCGAGGGAGGCTCGGACCACTACCCTGTCCGCGCCTCCTTCGGCTTCGCGCCTTGA
- a CDS encoding SDR family NAD(P)-dependent oxidoreductase, with translation MSPSAFHLEGHRALITGASGGLGLHFAEVLARAGAEVVLAARRADKLAAEVDRLRSLGARAHAVALDVTSAGSVRTAVAEAESLAGGVVDVLVNNAGVSGQSFFLQLEEAEWDLVMDTNLKGAYLVAREVARRLTERKTRGSIINIASILGLRVSGSVSPYCASKAGLIQLTKAMALELARHGIRVNALAPGYIETDFNREFFEGEAAKKLVARIPFRRLGHLRELDGPLLLLASEAGSYMSGSVLEVDGGHLCSTL, from the coding sequence ATGTCGCCGTCTGCCTTTCACCTGGAGGGCCACCGTGCGCTGATTACCGGTGCCTCCGGAGGCCTGGGGTTGCACTTCGCGGAGGTGTTGGCCCGGGCGGGCGCCGAGGTCGTCCTGGCGGCTCGCCGCGCGGACAAGCTGGCCGCCGAGGTCGACCGGCTGCGGAGCCTGGGTGCGCGGGCCCACGCCGTGGCGCTGGACGTGACGAGCGCCGGCTCGGTGCGCACGGCGGTGGCCGAGGCCGAGTCGCTGGCGGGCGGCGTGGTGGACGTGCTGGTGAACAACGCAGGCGTGTCCGGGCAGAGCTTCTTCCTCCAACTGGAAGAGGCCGAGTGGGACCTGGTGATGGACACCAACCTCAAGGGGGCCTACCTGGTGGCGCGCGAGGTGGCTCGCCGGCTGACGGAGCGCAAGACGCGCGGCAGCATCATCAACATCGCGTCCATCCTGGGCCTGCGCGTGAGTGGCTCGGTGTCGCCGTACTGCGCGTCCAAGGCGGGCCTGATTCAGCTCACCAAGGCCATGGCGCTGGAGCTGGCGCGCCATGGAATTCGCGTGAATGCCCTGGCGCCGGGCTACATCGAGACCGACTTCAACCGCGAGTTCTTCGAGGGGGAGGCCGCGAAGAAGCTGGTGGCGCGCATCCCCTTCCGCCGGCTGGGGCACCTGCGGGAGCTGGACGGTCCATTGCTGCTCCTGGCCTCGGAGGCAGGCAGCTACATGAGTGGCAGCGTGCTGGAGGTGGACGGCGGCCACCTCTGCTCCACGTTGTGA
- a CDS encoding acyl-CoA dehydrogenase family protein gives MDFSLSPEVEDYRLRVRAFVEQHVLPLEKQPDAFDAHENIREDVVARVRARARAEGLWALQMPKSRGGQGLGVVGMAACYEEAARSPFGPVMFNAAPPDDGNMIVLEKVLRTEDLKQRWLQPIIDGKVRSAFAMTEPRGCGSDPSLTYTKATRRGDTWVITGRKWFITGAEGAQHFILIARTSDDERKGLSAFLFDASQPGWRIERRIPIMGPEEHGGHCEIVFDGLEIPDAHRLLELGDGLKVTQIRLGTARLTHCMRWLGLAKRCLEEAGGYVSERMSFGSTLAQHEGVQWMLGDAAKDIHIGRLLTMSAAWKLDQGDFARTDISIAKIHVADTLHKAADTAIQLLGARGYSKDTLVEWIYRYARQARLVDGASEVHKQVLSRAYLAEGPGFFKWGV, from the coding sequence TTGGATTTCTCCCTGTCGCCCGAGGTCGAGGACTATCGCCTGCGCGTGAGGGCCTTCGTCGAGCAGCACGTGCTGCCGCTCGAGAAGCAGCCCGACGCTTTCGACGCGCACGAGAACATCCGCGAGGACGTGGTGGCCCGGGTGCGCGCCCGCGCACGAGCGGAAGGGCTGTGGGCCCTCCAGATGCCGAAGTCACGGGGAGGGCAGGGCCTGGGCGTGGTGGGCATGGCGGCCTGCTACGAGGAAGCGGCGCGCTCGCCCTTCGGGCCGGTGATGTTCAACGCCGCGCCGCCCGATGACGGCAACATGATTGTCCTGGAGAAGGTCCTCCGGACCGAGGACCTGAAGCAGCGCTGGCTGCAGCCCATCATCGACGGCAAGGTCCGTTCGGCCTTCGCCATGACGGAGCCGCGGGGTTGTGGCTCCGACCCGTCCCTCACGTACACGAAGGCCACACGGCGTGGCGACACGTGGGTCATCACCGGGCGCAAGTGGTTCATCACGGGCGCGGAAGGGGCCCAGCACTTCATCCTGATTGCGCGCACGTCCGACGACGAGCGCAAGGGCCTCAGCGCCTTCCTGTTCGACGCGAGCCAGCCGGGTTGGCGCATCGAGCGGCGCATTCCCATCATGGGGCCGGAGGAGCACGGTGGGCACTGTGAAATCGTGTTCGATGGCCTGGAGATTCCGGACGCCCACCGGCTGCTGGAGCTGGGGGACGGCCTCAAGGTGACGCAGATTCGCCTGGGCACGGCGCGCCTCACGCATTGCATGCGCTGGCTGGGACTGGCGAAGCGGTGCCTGGAAGAAGCGGGCGGGTACGTGTCGGAGCGCATGAGCTTCGGTTCGACGCTGGCGCAGCATGAAGGCGTGCAGTGGATGCTGGGCGACGCCGCCAAGGACATCCATATCGGCCGGCTGCTCACCATGAGCGCCGCGTGGAAGCTGGACCAGGGCGACTTCGCCCGTACGGACATCTCCATCGCGAAGATTCACGTCGCGGACACGCTGCACAAGGCGGCGGACACGGCCATCCAGTTGCTGGGAGCGCGTGGCTACTCCAAGGACACGTTGGTCGAGTGGATATACCGCTACGCCCGGCAGGCCCGGCTGGTGGACGGCGCCAGCGAGGTGCACAAGCAGGTGCTGTCGCGCGCGTACCTGGCGGAGGGGCCGGGCTTCTTCAAGTGGGGCGTGTGA
- a CDS encoding phosphotransferase family protein, whose amino-acid sequence MQDAQRTALERFLAERSGARAVRIDGARLLSGGAIQENWLLEATITGGVHDGVLECVLRADAPSGVSVSHSRAREFALLQEAFRVGVTVPEPLWLGDTAVFGRDFFVMRKARGTAAAHRLMKEPGLGGDRERLTERIGEEMARLHTLRPPSERLSFLPPPVRSPALKGVEEFRAFLDGHHTPFPALEWGIRWLELHAPRTREWVLAHRDFRTGNYMVDEAGLTAVLDWEFAAWSDPLEDLGWFCARCWRFGQFDKEAGGIGSREALFRGYERVSGLRLEREAVFYWEVYAHVRWAVIALQQGERHVSGQEPSLELALTAHIVPELELELLRMTGVGNA is encoded by the coding sequence ATGCAAGACGCGCAGCGAACGGCACTGGAGCGCTTCCTGGCGGAGAGGTCCGGCGCCCGCGCGGTGCGAATCGACGGTGCGCGCCTGCTCTCGGGAGGCGCCATCCAGGAGAACTGGCTGCTCGAGGCCACCATCACCGGCGGCGTGCATGATGGCGTACTGGAGTGCGTCCTGCGCGCGGACGCGCCCTCTGGCGTCTCGGTATCGCACAGCCGCGCCCGGGAGTTCGCGCTGCTCCAGGAGGCCTTTCGCGTGGGAGTGACGGTTCCCGAGCCCCTGTGGCTGGGCGACACCGCTGTGTTCGGCCGGGACTTCTTCGTGATGCGCAAGGCCCGCGGCACGGCCGCGGCGCACCGACTGATGAAGGAGCCGGGTCTGGGCGGGGACCGCGAGCGGCTGACGGAGCGTATCGGTGAGGAGATGGCGCGGCTGCACACCCTTCGTCCGCCGTCGGAGCGGTTGTCCTTCCTGCCACCGCCGGTGCGCTCGCCCGCGCTGAAGGGCGTGGAGGAGTTCAGGGCCTTCCTGGACGGACACCACACGCCCTTCCCGGCGCTGGAGTGGGGCATCCGCTGGTTGGAGCTGCACGCGCCACGGACGCGGGAATGGGTGCTGGCGCATCGTGACTTCCGCACGGGCAATTACATGGTGGATGAGGCGGGGCTCACGGCCGTGCTGGACTGGGAGTTCGCGGCGTGGTCGGACCCGCTGGAGGACCTGGGCTGGTTCTGCGCGCGCTGCTGGCGCTTTGGCCAGTTCGACAAGGAGGCGGGCGGCATCGGCTCCCGCGAGGCGCTGTTCCGGGGCTACGAGCGCGTGAGTGGTCTCCGGCTCGAGCGCGAGGCGGTGTTCTACTGGGAAGTGTATGCCCACGTGCGGTGGGCGGTGATTGCGCTCCAACAGGGGGAGCGCCATGTGTCCGGTCAGGAGCCCTCCCTGGAGCTGGCGCTGACGGCGCACATCGTGCCGGAGCTGGAGCTGGAGCTTCTCCGGATGACGGGGGTGGGCAATGCGTGA
- a CDS encoding DUF6285 domain-containing protein has translation MRERPDGADLLAIAREVLRKELLPLLPEDKAYGALMIANAMGIAERQLRNGTEPQEAERRALSMLLQRDGELMALNRELAARIRQGVLDDSAEARGLLWAATVQRVRESAPKALAGGAGGSRTRGEGR, from the coding sequence ATGCGTGAGCGTCCCGATGGCGCCGATTTGCTGGCGATTGCCCGTGAGGTGCTGCGCAAGGAGTTGCTGCCCCTGCTGCCCGAGGACAAGGCCTATGGCGCGCTGATGATTGCCAACGCCATGGGCATCGCCGAGCGCCAGCTTCGCAACGGCACGGAGCCTCAAGAAGCGGAGCGGCGGGCGTTGTCCATGTTGCTCCAGCGTGACGGTGAGCTGATGGCGCTGAACCGTGAGCTCGCGGCGCGAATTCGCCAGGGTGTGCTCGACGACAGCGCCGAGGCCCGCGGGCTGCTGTGGGCAGCGACGGTGCAGCGGGTACGGGAGAGTGCGCCGAAAGCGCTGGCAGGGGGAGCGGGCGGCAGCCGAACGAGAGGTGAGGGCCGCTGA
- a CDS encoding IPT/TIG domain-containing protein encodes MSSRCLRTLLLVLPLLAVACGDDSDGGTPPELTPPTVREIQPTGGPIAGNTLLNVYGSGFQDGAKVFLGETELQRTVVVNAFRIYGYTPTATSAQVDVRVVNPDGAYGVLVKGFTYEGPPAPNIDQAEVLNGNTDAVSGGQPVGITVRGAITVAGLTRGVGQAGGVRAEVGFAPGDSELLKMDSYTWEAATYETDSDSGEADVYKGNVLLQPPIGGENREWVVSIRFSIDGGKTWVMADGDGIANGVSAQMMRRVFIARPRVDYCKLGPDGNGANPELFYRPTDTTLIKVAGQVYAAGITQGAGAGSGVVAQLGIGPADSDPRDATGWTWINATYKAEHGNNDEFEADLPNPGTEGKYRVAFRFSISENAWRVCDADGVNDSTEGNLTFSLGKLGTLTVGNEAPKPQVGWCKIGEDQKAPETINYLTTQTSGQKTVYAQVFMTGVTDKVGAGPGLTGQLGWGPANEDPRTSALWNWSTNLAWNKDNFTVNDEWKATLPNPGVNGEYRYAVRFAANGGPVRVCDGNGVDDGGQDFELNQLGTLNVTGEVVVPKVIGYCKLGPDGNAAPETVAYTPSAAGDRKVIAQVWVNGVTSGTGAGAGVVGQLGWGPTGSDPRTAAGWSWTDAPYKSDLSDNDQHEVSLPNPGVTGNYSFVYRFQVNGGAFRYCDSDGVNDSTEGNLTFSLAKMGTLTVSTEPVKLPVTWCKLGEDQKAPETISYLTPQTTDLKTVFAQVNMPGVTDSVGAGAGLSGQLGWGPAGEDPRTSTNWNWSTNLAFNKDQFGVNDEWKATLPNPGVNGEYRYAVRFSANGGPVRVCDGNGVDDGGQEFELNQLGTLHVASEVVVPKVIGYCKLGPDGNSTPETVTYTTTATGDRKVVGQVWVDGVTAGTGAGTGVVAQLGWGPTGEDPTTSANWSWSAAQFKGDIGNNDEYDATLPNPGVAGSYRFAYRFQVNGGALLYCDADGGGSATDFDTAKLGTLTVSAPQPPTTIGYCKLGPDGNTTPETVTYVTTATGDRKVVGQVYVASVTAGTGKGDNVVAQLGWGPAGENPTTSANWSWATSAAYKGDIGDNDEYEATLPNPGAVGSFGFAYRFQVNGGAFLYCDADGNSGASGFDTAKMGTLTVSAPQAPTTVGYCKLGPDGNTTPESVTYITTATADRKVVGQLWVDGVTAGTGAGAGVVGQLGWGPTGEDPTTSANWSWSAAQFKGDIGNNDEYDATLPNPGVVGTYRFAYRFQVNGGAFLYCDADGGSSATDFDATKTGTLVVEAPPAPAAVCRLQSVSGTTVGSGDAVTATGRVRIAGVTDGSGAPAGNLQVQVGVGASDVDASANPAAFTWKVAPYTGEASGEANTDEFGTTVHPAYEGNRAVSLRYTTDGSTWTYCDKDGNDVGGYTMGQQHALTVGKHMDIDYCNLQWPFSIKTSDTGDARIVYGQVYEDGVTNQGGAGTGIVAEFGHGSASNDPGVSGWTWVSAPFLSDEGSNDQFSVNLPDLPVGTSYIYRYSLNGGPYCYGDRNDRGGGGRFGDGFSGGNMGTVVAP; translated from the coding sequence ATGTCGTCGCGTTGTCTCAGGACCCTGCTGCTCGTATTGCCGTTGCTCGCCGTGGCGTGTGGTGACGACTCCGATGGAGGCACCCCGCCCGAGCTGACGCCGCCCACCGTGCGCGAAATCCAGCCCACGGGCGGCCCCATCGCCGGCAACACCCTCCTCAACGTCTATGGCTCCGGCTTCCAGGACGGCGCGAAGGTGTTCCTGGGCGAAACGGAGCTGCAGCGCACGGTGGTGGTCAACGCCTTCCGCATCTACGGCTACACGCCCACGGCCACGTCGGCGCAGGTGGACGTGCGGGTGGTGAACCCGGATGGCGCGTACGGCGTGCTCGTGAAGGGCTTCACCTACGAGGGCCCGCCGGCGCCCAACATCGACCAGGCCGAGGTGCTCAACGGCAACACCGACGCGGTGAGCGGCGGGCAGCCGGTGGGCATCACCGTGAGAGGCGCCATCACCGTGGCCGGCCTCACGCGCGGCGTGGGCCAGGCCGGCGGCGTGCGCGCCGAGGTGGGCTTCGCTCCGGGCGACTCGGAGCTGCTCAAGATGGACAGCTACACCTGGGAGGCGGCCACCTACGAGACGGACTCGGACAGCGGCGAGGCGGACGTCTACAAGGGCAACGTGCTCCTGCAGCCGCCGATTGGTGGCGAGAACCGCGAGTGGGTCGTCAGCATCCGCTTCTCCATCGACGGCGGGAAGACGTGGGTGATGGCGGACGGCGACGGCATCGCCAACGGCGTCAGCGCGCAGATGATGCGTCGGGTGTTCATCGCCCGGCCGCGCGTGGACTACTGCAAGCTGGGCCCGGACGGTAATGGCGCCAACCCGGAGCTGTTCTACAGGCCGACGGATACGACGCTCATCAAGGTCGCGGGCCAGGTGTACGCGGCGGGCATCACCCAGGGCGCCGGTGCGGGCTCGGGCGTGGTGGCGCAGCTGGGCATCGGCCCGGCGGACTCGGACCCGCGCGACGCCACCGGGTGGACGTGGATCAACGCCACGTACAAGGCCGAGCACGGCAACAACGACGAGTTTGAAGCGGACCTGCCCAACCCGGGCACCGAGGGCAAGTACCGCGTCGCCTTCCGCTTCAGCATCAGTGAGAACGCCTGGCGCGTGTGCGACGCGGACGGCGTCAATGACAGCACCGAGGGCAACCTGACCTTCAGCCTGGGCAAGCTGGGCACCCTCACCGTGGGCAACGAGGCGCCGAAGCCGCAGGTGGGCTGGTGCAAGATTGGCGAGGACCAGAAGGCTCCGGAGACCATCAACTACCTGACCACGCAGACGTCCGGACAGAAGACTGTCTACGCCCAGGTCTTCATGACGGGCGTGACGGACAAGGTCGGCGCGGGCCCGGGCCTCACCGGCCAGCTCGGCTGGGGTCCCGCGAACGAGGACCCGCGCACCTCGGCGCTGTGGAACTGGTCGACGAATCTGGCGTGGAACAAGGACAACTTCACCGTCAACGACGAGTGGAAGGCCACGCTCCCCAACCCGGGCGTCAATGGCGAGTACCGCTACGCGGTGCGCTTCGCCGCCAACGGCGGTCCGGTGCGCGTGTGTGACGGCAACGGCGTCGACGACGGCGGCCAGGACTTCGAGCTGAACCAGTTGGGCACGCTCAACGTCACCGGTGAAGTCGTCGTGCCCAAGGTCATCGGCTACTGCAAGCTGGGGCCGGATGGGAACGCCGCGCCGGAGACGGTGGCGTACACCCCCAGCGCGGCCGGCGACCGGAAGGTGATTGCGCAGGTCTGGGTGAACGGCGTGACGTCCGGGACGGGCGCGGGCGCCGGAGTCGTGGGGCAGTTGGGCTGGGGCCCGACGGGCTCGGACCCGAGGACCGCCGCGGGGTGGAGCTGGACGGATGCGCCGTACAAGAGCGACCTCTCCGACAACGACCAGCACGAAGTCTCGCTGCCCAACCCGGGCGTGACGGGCAACTACAGCTTCGTGTACCGCTTCCAGGTGAATGGCGGCGCGTTCCGCTACTGCGACTCGGACGGCGTCAACGACAGCACCGAGGGCAACCTGACCTTCAGCCTGGCCAAGATGGGTACCCTCACCGTGAGCACCGAGCCGGTGAAGCTGCCGGTGACGTGGTGCAAGCTGGGCGAGGACCAGAAGGCTCCGGAGACCATCAGCTACCTGACCCCGCAGACGACCGACCTGAAGACGGTGTTCGCCCAGGTCAACATGCCGGGCGTCACGGACAGCGTGGGCGCGGGCGCGGGTCTCTCCGGCCAGCTCGGCTGGGGGCCCGCGGGCGAGGACCCGCGCACCTCGACGAACTGGAACTGGTCCACGAACCTGGCGTTCAACAAGGACCAGTTCGGGGTCAACGACGAGTGGAAGGCCACGCTCCCCAACCCCGGCGTCAATGGCGAGTACCGCTACGCGGTGCGCTTCAGCGCCAACGGTGGCCCGGTGCGCGTGTGCGACGGCAACGGCGTCGATGACGGTGGCCAGGAGTTCGAGCTGAACCAGTTGGGCACGCTCCATGTCGCCAGTGAGGTCGTGGTGCCCAAGGTCATCGGCTACTGCAAGCTGGGGCCGGATGGGAACTCCACGCCGGAGACGGTGACGTACACCACCACCGCGACGGGAGACCGGAAGGTGGTTGGCCAGGTCTGGGTGGACGGTGTGACGGCCGGGACGGGCGCGGGCACCGGAGTCGTCGCCCAGCTCGGCTGGGGCCCCACGGGAGAGGACCCGACGACCTCGGCGAACTGGAGCTGGTCGGCCGCCCAGTTCAAGGGCGACATCGGCAACAACGACGAGTACGACGCCACGCTGCCCAACCCGGGCGTGGCGGGCAGCTACCGCTTCGCGTACCGCTTCCAGGTGAACGGCGGCGCGCTCCTCTACTGCGACGCGGACGGCGGCGGCAGCGCCACGGACTTCGACACGGCGAAGCTCGGGACGCTCACCGTGAGCGCGCCGCAGCCTCCCACCACCATCGGCTACTGCAAGCTGGGGCCGGATGGGAACACCACGCCGGAGACGGTGACGTACGTCACCACCGCGACGGGCGACCGCAAGGTGGTGGGACAGGTGTACGTGGCGAGCGTGACCGCTGGCACGGGCAAGGGCGACAACGTCGTGGCCCAGCTCGGCTGGGGACCGGCGGGAGAGAACCCGACCACCTCGGCGAACTGGAGCTGGGCGACGTCGGCCGCGTACAAGGGCGACATCGGAGACAACGACGAGTACGAGGCCACCCTGCCCAACCCGGGCGCGGTGGGCAGCTTCGGCTTCGCCTACCGCTTCCAGGTCAATGGCGGCGCGTTCCTGTACTGCGACGCGGACGGCAACAGCGGCGCCTCGGGCTTCGACACGGCGAAGATGGGCACGCTCACCGTGAGCGCGCCGCAGGCCCCCACCACCGTCGGCTACTGCAAGCTGGGGCCGGATGGGAACACCACGCCGGAGTCGGTGACGTACATCACCACCGCGACGGCCGACCGCAAGGTGGTCGGGCAGTTGTGGGTGGATGGCGTGACGGCCGGGACGGGCGCGGGCGCCGGAGTCGTGGGGCAGCTCGGCTGGGGCCCGACAGGTGAGGACCCCACCACCTCCGCCAACTGGAGCTGGTCGGCCGCCCAGTTCAAGGGCGACATCGGCAACAACGACGAGTACGACGCCACGCTGCCCAACCCGGGCGTGGTGGGCACCTACCGCTTCGCCTACCGCTTCCAGGTGAACGGCGGCGCGTTCCTGTACTGCGATGCGGACGGCGGCAGCAGCGCCACGGACTTCGATGCGACGAAGACGGGCACGCTGGTGGTCGAGGCGCCTCCCGCTCCCGCCGCGGTCTGCCGTCTGCAGAGCGTGAGCGGCACCACGGTGGGCAGCGGTGATGCCGTCACGGCCACGGGTCGCGTGCGCATCGCGGGTGTCACCGACGGCTCGGGCGCTCCGGCCGGCAACCTCCAGGTGCAGGTGGGCGTGGGGGCCAGCGATGTGGATGCCTCGGCCAATCCGGCGGCCTTCACCTGGAAGGTCGCGCCGTACACGGGCGAGGCGTCAGGCGAGGCGAACACGGACGAGTTCGGCACGACCGTCCACCCGGCCTATGAGGGCAACCGCGCGGTGAGCCTGCGCTACACGACGGACGGCTCCACGTGGACGTACTGCGACAAGGACGGCAACGACGTGGGCGGCTACACGATGGGGCAGCAGCATGCCCTCACCGTGGGCAAGCACATGGACATCGACTACTGCAACCTGCAGTGGCCGTTCTCCATCAAGACGAGTGACACCGGCGATGCCCGGATCGTCTACGGTCAGGTGTACGAGGATGGCGTCACCAACCAGGGTGGCGCGGGCACGGGCATCGTCGCGGAGTTCGGCCATGGCAGCGCGAGCAACGACCCGGGCGTCTCGGGGTGGACCTGGGTCTCAGCGCCGTTCCTCAGCGATGAGGGCAGCAACGACCAGTTCTCCGTGAACCTGCCGGACCTGCCCGTCGGCACGTCCTACATCTACCGGTACTCGCTCAATGGTGGGCCGTACTGCTACGGCGACCGCAACGACCGCGGTGGCGGCGGTAGGTTCGGCGACGGCTTCTCCGGCGGCAACATGGGCACCGTCGTCGCTCCCTGA
- a CDS encoding sugar ABC transporter permease, translating to MNRPSKLKMAAIHAGLMLTCMATLYPVLWVVKMALSPSDSLTLTVNPFPESITLEHFREVLLGTDASGRWLFGRQLLSSLVVSGATTLVGLALAVSAAYALSRFRFPGKEGGMQTLLITQMFPATLMLVPIYGILEKLHLLDSLTGLVLVYATTALPFCIWNLKGYFDTLPRELEEAAVMDGASPAQVFIKVVLPLARPALAVTALFSFMTAWNEFILAATLLNDPTRFTLPVALQRYVGEYKVEWGKFAAGALVISAPVMALFFALQKHLVGGLTAGGVKG from the coding sequence ATGAACCGCCCGTCGAAGCTGAAGATGGCCGCCATCCACGCCGGGCTGATGCTCACGTGCATGGCCACGCTCTACCCGGTGCTGTGGGTGGTGAAGATGGCGCTGTCGCCCTCCGACAGCCTGACGCTCACCGTGAACCCCTTCCCGGAGTCCATCACCCTGGAGCACTTCCGCGAGGTGCTGCTGGGCACGGACGCCTCCGGGCGCTGGCTGTTCGGCCGGCAGCTCCTGTCGAGCCTCGTCGTGTCCGGCGCCACCACGCTGGTGGGCCTGGCGCTGGCGGTGTCCGCGGCGTACGCGCTGTCCCGGTTCCGCTTTCCCGGCAAGGAAGGCGGAATGCAGACGCTGCTGATTACGCAGATGTTCCCGGCGACGCTGATGCTGGTGCCCATCTACGGCATCCTCGAGAAGCTCCACCTGCTGGACAGCCTCACGGGGCTGGTCCTCGTGTACGCCACCACCGCCCTGCCCTTCTGCATCTGGAACCTGAAGGGCTACTTCGACACGCTGCCGCGCGAATTGGAGGAGGCGGCGGTGATGGACGGGGCCTCCCCCGCCCAGGTGTTCATCAAGGTGGTGCTGCCGCTGGCCCGCCCCGCGCTGGCCGTGACGGCGCTGTTTTCCTTCATGACGGCGTGGAACGAGTTCATCCTCGCCGCCACGCTGCTCAATGACCCGACCCGCTTCACCCTGCCCGTCGCCCTCCAGCGGTACGTGGGCGAATACAAGGTGGAGTGGGGCAAGTTCGCCGCCGGTGCACTCGTGATTTCCGCACCGGTCATGGCTTTGTTCTTCGCTCTCCAGAAGCACCTCGTCGGCGGTCTCACCGCTGGCGGCGTCAAGGGGTGA